The genomic segment CAAGGAGGTGACGCAGATCACGTCGAAAAATCACGACTCCGCAAAGCAGAGAAAATCTATCTTTTTCTTATTTTCGCAACTCTCATGACAAGCCGGACAGGGCGGACGCGTTTTCTTGCATGATCGCCAAGCAGAGGTAAAGCGAATATTACATGAGTCAAGCTAGGGTCAAGCCGCCCGCGCCCTTCGATTACGTGAACCGATTCCGGGCAGACGGGCACGACCTTTCGGATGTGATCATTCCGCAACGGTTGACAATCTTTTACCAGTCTATTGATCATGTGATCATGCGGTTGTGCGGGTAGGCTGAAGAAAGGAATGGCGGCCGTAATCGCCGATCGAAGACGAATTCATTCCGACGAATCGCGCGTGACTGGGGGAGCTGTGAGTTCAGGGCCCGAAGCGATGTCCGAAGAAACAGCCACGCATCTGCTGAGCACCTATGGCAGACCTCAGGATTTCAGCAGCGTTGTTCTGCATCCCTCGGGAGGCGGGCTGGGTCAGTACGTCGGCCTGATCGCCGCACTCTCCCGACGGGGTGCGGTGCACGGCATCCGTGCCTCGGGACTGCGTACAGGCGAACTGCCGGACGAGCGGGTCGCCGACATGACAGACCGCTATCTGCCGGTGCTGCGATCCCTCCCGAATCGTCCTGACCTGCTTGTCGGATGGTCGCTCGGCGGTGTGCTCGCCTGGGAGCTGGCGGTCGCCCTGGCGACGGACGACTATCGTCCCGCAGTCGTCATGCTCGACAGCTTCGCTGAACCCTGGTCGGCGTGCGCCGATGATCCGGGCCGGCAGGCGGTGCTGCGGAAGATCGTCGAGGAAGCGGCGCCCGCCGCGGACCAGGAAGGCCGCGACCGCGTCCTGCGGACGGCGACGGCGCACATAGCGGCTTCAGTCGGCCACCAGGTAAAAAGCCGGTATGAAGGTCCTGTACTGCTCATGCCCGGAAACAGCGCGGAACGGACCAGGCAGATCAGCGACTGGTCCGCTCGTGCCCCCTTCCTGAGAACCAGCCCGCTCGACTGCGGGCATTTCGAAATATTCGAGCGAGAGAACCTTCGCGGACTTCTGCGGAACCTAGAGAATTTTCTGCTCCATTCCTAAGTTTTCCCAGAGTCATTTCTGACCCCTCTTTGAATGGTTGCCGACAGCGAGGAGTATACCCGTGCGTGTGCAAATCCAATTGCTCGATCTGTGTGTGGCCAGATCTCGGTATCTCATCATGGGCCGGGGAGGCGGACAATGACGGAAAGGGAGACCCCCGCCGAACTCTTCGACTGCCTCCAGGTGAATTTAGCTCTCCTCGCCGACCGCTGGTTCGGCGCGCCGGCCTCTTTGAGCCTCGGCAGTACCCTGCGGTTCCGGCCCGTCGACACCCTGGCCGGTCTGCCCACGGTCGCCAGGACCGCGCACCAGCACCTCATCGACGCCGCAGACGCGCTGGGCATGCGAGTGGCCACCCCGGTCACTACCTCACCGGCCGCGTCCGGTTCGTCTGACAGTCACGCCGCAGCGCCTCAGTACGTCGTCGCAGACGCCTACTACCTGCCGTGGGTGCCGTACTACCAGCGGCAGCACATGGAACACAGCTTCCTGTCGCACCCTGCACCGGCAGGTTCTCCCGTAACCGTGGAGGACGGCTACCACAACGAGACGCCCTGGGGCAGCGCCCGGCCCGGCACGTGGAGCATCTCGCCGGACGAACTGCGCGGCCTCCCAGCCCCGATACTCTCCGTCACTCCCGTCGCCGACCGCCCGGATGCCCCTGTCTGCCGCTCCCCGCAGCTGGACCTCGGCAGCCTCGCCGACGCGGATGCCTACGCCAGGACCTACGCGGAACATCCCGACCGCGCGGAGGCGCTCCGGGCGCTGACCCTGGAGACTTGGTTGCTGAGCCGCGCCCGTGCCCTGCACGCGGCCTGGCTAGACCATGGGCGCGGCGTTCCTTCCGCTGCCGTCGACGACCACATCGCCGCCTGGCGGGCGCTCACCGAGCAGACGTACCTCGCCCACCGGAGGGTGGCGAGGAACCGCCCCGAGCCCCCCGGCCTCACGGCCCGGCTGGCCGCTCTCCTGCGGGCGGACCACACCGTTCTCACCCGGGCCCACGCGGAACTGCAGCCGGTGACTCCGTTACCGGGCGTACGGGAGGACACACCCGTGCAGACGTCGGGAGCCGACGTCCGGACCGAGGTCGTCGCCGTCGTCGCGGAGGCGCTGGACGGAGACCCCGAGCTCCTGCGGAATATGGCGCTGCTGCGGGACGTACCGGGCTACACCTCGTTCCGCATCGCCGAGATCATCGAGCGGCTCGAAGACGACTTCAACATCGAGTTCGCCCCCGAGGACCTGATGCCGGAGAACCTTGGCTCACTCGACGGGCTGTGCGGGATCGTCGCCCGGTCGGTCACGCAGGCCGGGCGCGGAACGACGCCGCCGGCAACCGGCCGGGAGGGACTCCTGTGAACGCCCACGAAACCTACGCCCCGCACGCTCCGGTGCCCCGGCCCGGTACCGCAGGCTCCGCTCCGACCCGTATCCCCGCCCGCGCGTCCGACGCCTCCTACACCCTCCTCCACGAGGGACTGGACGTGGCTGCCCTCACCTGGCCCGGACGCCCCGCGCTAACCTGCGGCGAACGCACGCTCAGCTACCGGGAGCTGGCCGACGCCTCGCTGCGGGCCGCACACCTGCTCCGGCTGGCGGGCGCCGGCCGGGGAGACCGTGTCGTCGTCAGCCTTCCCAACGCACTACTGGGCCCCGTGATCGGCTACGCGGCGTCCCGTATCGGTGCGGTGTTCTGCCTGCTGCACGAGCAGGTCGGTGGAACGCAGCTCCATCACGTCCTCACCGACAGCGAACCGGCGTTGCTCATCAGCGACTCGGCGGACGTCCTGGCAGCCGCGCGACGGCACGGAGTCCGAACCGTCCCTGCGGACGAGATCGCCGCGACGGCCTTGGACCCCGGTGCCCCCCTGCCGGACCGCACCGGCGCGACAGTTCTCGGCGTCGATCCCCTGTGCATGATCTACACCTCCGGCAGTACGGCGCTACCGAAGGCCGTCGTGAGCACCCATCAGCAGGTTGTCTTCGCGGTGCGCGCCGTCCAGCAGGTGCTGCGCTACCGCGCGGACGACATCGTGTACTGTCCCCTGCCTCTGTCCTTCGACTACGGCCTCTACCAGGTGTTCCTGGCCGTCGAGAGCGGTGCGCACCTCTGGATCGGCCGCGCCGCCGAGGCGGGACCGCCACTGCTCTCGCAGCTGATCCGCTCCGCGGCCACCGTCCTACCCGCGGTGCCCGCCGTCGCCGGAACCTTGGCCCGCCTGCTCAGCAGGCCCGACCGGCGCCCCACGTCCTTGCGCCTGCTGACGAACACGGGGGCCGCGATGCCGCCGCAGACGGTGGCCGGACTCCGGGAGGCGCTGCCGGGACTGCGGATCCATCTGATGTTCGGGCTGACCGAGTGCAAGCGGGCCACGATCATGCCCGCCGACGGCGATCTGGCGCGGCCGTACTCCAGTGGGAAGGCGCTGCCGGGTACCGAGGTGTTCGTCGTCGACGACGATGGCAAACGGCTGCCGCCGGGGGAGACCGGGCAGATCACGGTACGCGGTCCGCACGTCATGGCGGGGTACTGGCGGCGCCCCGAACTCACCGCCGAACGCTTCCACCATGTGGGCGGCCTCTTCCCCGAACTGCGTACCGGTGACTATGGATGGCTGGATGAGGAGGGTTACCTCTACTTCACCGGGCGCCGGGACGACCTGTACAAGGTGAACGGTTTCCGGGTCAGCGCCACCGAGGTCGAAGCGGCTGCCCGGCACGTCGAGGGGGTGGAGTCGGCGGCGGTCCTGCCGCCGGACGGCCCGCAGGCGGCGCGGCTCTACATCACCGGGACGAGCGACCCTCGACAGGTTCTGGACGGCATGCGCGAGCACCTCGAAGACTTCAAGATCCCCGCGCGCTGCACGGTTCTGGACGCGCTGCCGCTGAACGGCAACGGCAAGGTCGACCGGAAGGCACTGACCGTACTCACCACGGCGGAGGAAACCCGTGACTGACGCCTCGCCTCGGACTTCTCGGGCCCTCCGGATCTCCCGAGCCGACAGCGACCCCGCGGCCGACACTGCCACCGGCCCCGGTCCTGCTCCCGACTCTGTGCCCGCTCCTGCTCTTGATCCTGTGCCCGTCCCCGATCCCCGTGCGGGCCTTCCCGATCTGCCCACCCCGGTGTACCTCTACGACCTGGCCCATGTACGCGCCAACCACCGGTCGTTACGGGACGCGCTGCCGGCCGCCGCAGGTCTCTACTACTCGCTCAAGGCCAACCCCCACCCCGCCGTCCTCAGCCAGTTGCGGACCCTGGGGGCCCGCGCGGAGGTCTGCTCGACCGGCGAACTGCACGCGGCACTCGACGCCGGCTGGCGGGGAGCGGACATCCTCTACACCGGCCCCGGCAAACGGGATGACGAGATTCGGGAGGCCTTGGAGCACGGAGTGTGTGACTTCTCCGTGGACTCCCCGTACGCCCTCGATCAGCTCGACCGGCTTGCCGCCGACCGCGACCTCGAAGCCCGCTGCCTGCTACGGGTCAACGATGACCAGCCGGTACCGGGCCAGGGCCTGGTCATGACCGGCGTCACCTCACAGTTCGGCGCGGACACCGGCTGGATCCTGGACGAACCCCAGCGGTTCGCTTCCCGCGCGCACGCCCGTGTCAGCGGCCTGCACCTCTACATGGGCACCAACCTGACCGGCACCAGCGCCCTGCTCGGGCAGTTCGCCCGTGCGGTGGCCACCGCCAAGCGCCTGTCCGATGCACTGACACCGCACGGTGTGCGGCTGGAGACACTCGATCTCGGCGGCGGTTTCGGCGCTCCCTTTGCCAAGGAGGGCTCCCTGCCTGACCTGACCGGTCTGCGGCAGGGACTCGAAGACCTGCTGGACGCGGAGGTGACCGGGTGGCGCGACGGCGCACCCGAAGTGGTCTTCGAATCCGGCCGGTACCTCGTCGGCACGGCCGGGAAGCTCCTCACCACGACGCTGGACGTCAAGTCCTCGCAGGGAAAGGACGTCGTGATCCTGGAATCGGGCATTAACCACCTCGGTGGCATGTCGGGCATGCGCCGCCTGCCACCGCTCAATCCGTCCGTGCTCGGTCCGTCCGGGTCGGGCGAGGAAATGCCGGACGCCCTGCTCACCGGTCCGCTGTGCACCCCGCTGGACACCTGGTCGCGCAGTGCGCCGCTGCCCGCGGTCCGGCCGGGTGACGTGCTGTGCGTGCCCAACGTCGGTGCGTACGGGCTCTACGCGAGCCTGGTCGCCTTCCTCGGACATCCGCTCCCCGCCGAAGCCGTCCTGGATAGCGACCGGCCGGACGCCGGCTGTGACATCACCCGCCTCGCCCTCACCCGCACGCTCGCCTCGAAGGAGTGATCCCCATGAACGAAAGCCCCACCGACACATCCGCCTCCTCCTCCGCCGACGGCCTCAGCGACCGCTTCACCGGCACACTACGGCCCTTCCTCAAGTTCCAGGGTGACGAGCCGCTGACGCCGGGGTCGAACCTGCGGACGCTCGGTCTGGACTCGATGCAGGCCATCGAGCTGCTCTTCGCCATCGAGGACACCTTCGAGGTCACACTGCCGGAAGAAGCCATGAACGACACGACGTTCGCCACGGCGGGCAACCTCTGGCAGGAAGTCCGGCAGGCCCTCACGGCTCAGCACACCGGCGCCGCCACTGACCCGGCAGGTGCGTGATGAGCGCCCCCACCGCAACCACCACGTCCGCCGCCGCCCCCCGACCAACCGCAGCCGTACAGGACCCCACCGTGGCCGAACTGGCGCGCCAAGTAGCCGAGGTGGCCGGTGAGCACGCCGAACGGGCCGACAACGAAGCGGAGTTCCCCGCCGAGGCGCTGGCGGAAATGCGCCGCACCAAACTGCTGGGCCTGCTGGTGCCCCGGGCGCACGGGGGCCTGGGCGGTACGACCGCCGACATGGTGGAGGCAAGCTACCTCCTCGGCAGGACCGACATGTCGGTCGCCATGATCTTCGCCATGCACTGCCAGCAGGTCGCGACCCTGGTCCGGCACGGCAGCAAGCTCCTCAACCAGCGGCTACTGCCCGAAATCGCTGCCGGACAGCGCTATCTGGCATCCGTGACCACGGACGCGGGCAACGGCGGCCAGCTTCTCGGCTCCTCAGATGCCCTGGAGGCGAACGCCGGAGAGCTGATCGTCGACCGGTTCGCCCCGGTGGTCACCGGCGGCGAGAACGCCGACGGATATCTGATCACCATGCGGGCGGCCGACGCCGCGTCGGCGGTCGAGACCAGCCTCGTCTACGCCGACCGCGTCCAGCTCGACCTGGAGACCGCCGGTGACTGGCAGTCCCTCGGCATGCGCGCCAGCCACAGCGTCCCCCTGCGTCTCAAGGGACGGGTCCCGGCCTACCACACCATCGGCGAGGACGGCGGATTCCGATCCGTCGCCGTCGCCACCTTCGCGCCGATGGCGCACCTGGGCTGGTCGGCCTCCTGGCTCGGCACCGCCGCCGGGGCGCTCTCCCGAGTCCTGCACCTACTGCGGTCACCGGCCAGCCGGGCGCGCACGGATCTCACCTCGGCGCTGCTCCTGACCAGGCTCTCGCGCGCACGACAGCGCCTGGACCAGGTACACGCGCTCCTCACCCGCACCCTCGCGACCGTCACCCGCGAGCCGGACCTTAGCCGTCCCGCGATCCAGCTCCAGCTCAACGCGCTGAAGATCAGCGCGGCCGAGGAGTGCTACCGGGCCGTCGACGAACTCGTGGACGCGGTCGGGATGCGCCACGGCTATCTGCGCGACTCGCCCACCCGGCTCGAACGGGCGCTGAGGGACCTGCGCTCGGCAGCCCTGAACTACAGCAACGACCGTCTGCACCTCGCCGACGGCAACCTGGTCCTGCTCGACCCGGAGGTGCGCTTTGCCTGACGCACCCCCGCGCCCCGGGCCCGGCGCCGCAGGGATGCCCAGGGCCCATGAGGCAGTAACCCCCGACTTCGCGACTGTCGTCGAACAGGCCCTACATGGTGTCCCGTCGGGCGCCGACGGGACGGAGCTCTGGTCGGCGCTCGGACGGAACGGGATCCTGCGCGACCTGTACGGTGAAGCGGCCCAGCCGACTCCGGACCGGATGTCGACCCTGCTCACCTCGGTGGACGCGCGTGCGGACAACGGCACCACCCTGCGGGTCCTGGTGCAGACGGCCAGCGCGCTGCCCCTGCTCCGCTCGTGCCCGGGGCCGTCCTGCGCCGCCGCGTACGCACAGGCTCTGAACGGCGACGCCCAGGTGGCGCTGGCCGCCACCGACAGCGCCGCTCCCGGGTCGGATCTGACCGCGCTCGGCACCGAGGTGGACATCGACGGCGGCACCCTCACCCTGCGGGGCGGCAAGCGCTGGGTCACCGGGCTCCTCTCCGCGCAGCACGTCCTGGTCCTCGCCCGGCACCGGCCGGGACGCCACTTCACCAGCTTCACCTGGGTCCGCGTTCCCCGCGACGCCCCCGGCGTCCACCGGGAACCGGCCGGCAACACCCTTCTGAACAGCGCGGACATCGGCCACCTCACCCTCCGGGAGGTGCGGCTGCCCCGCACCCACCTGGTGGGCCGGCCCGGTCGCGCGCTGGCTTCCTTCGCCCGCCACATGGCCACCGAGCGACTCGCGGGCGCGCAGTGGGCCACCGCTCTCGCCCGGCGGACACTCACGGCCACCCATCGCCACCTGCTCGCGCGGGAGTCCGGCGGCGAGCCGCTGTGGCACAACCCGGCCGTCCGGCAGACCTTCGCCTCGTCCCTGGTCGATCTCGCCCAACTGCAGGCTCTGGTCCAGGCGCAGACACCGCGTATCGCCCAGGACCGTGACCTGAACGCCGCGGTCCTGCTGAAGGCTGCGGTCGGCATGACGCTCGACAGCGTCCTGGCGCGCTGTGCCCAACTGCAGGGCGCCGACGGAATGGCGGACGGAGGTGCCCAGCACATCAGGGCCGAGACCGCCGTCTGCTCACTAGGCGGCGGGGCCACTGAACTGATGCTGGCCCAACTCGCCGACGGTGCAGAAGCTGCACTGAAAACTCCGGCCCCATGACACAGACACCGAGGCCCGCACCGATACCGGTACCCACACCGTTGCGGGTCGACCGTGGTGTCTGGATCATCCATGGGCCGCAGCAGTACTGGCAGCCGTACCGGTCCTGGTCCCGGCCCCAGGAGGATCCTCAGGATGTCCCGGCCGGTCCCCGACGCGAGGGCAGGCACGGGACCGGCGACCGCCGCCGCCTCGCCGAACACCGCGCGGGCCGCGCCGCGCTCCGTACTCTGCTGCTCCACGTCCGCGCCGAGCTGGCCGCGCTGCCCGTCATCCGGGAAGCGACCGGCAGACCCGCACTCGAAGGGCGGCCCGATGTCAGCGTGAGCATCTCGCACGACGGTGGTGCCGTCGCCGCCGCGGTCTCCTGGAGCGGGCCGGTGGGCATCGACATCCAGCAGCCGTACTCTCCAGCGAGCGAGACGATGCTGCGCCGTTGCCTCCACGACTACGCGGCCGAGGTGCTGACCGCGCCGCCCGCGCACCGGGCCCGGGAGCTGGCCTGGGTCTGGAGCGCCCAGGAGGCATGCGTCAAAGCGGCGGGCTCCGGTCTCGCCGGCCGGCCGTGGACCATCGACGTACCGCCGTACAGCACTCATGGCCGCTGGGGCGGCTACCGGTGGACCAGTCTGCGCGAAGCCAGCGAGACCCCTCTCAGCTGGGCGTTTCTCCCGTCGCCGCACTCCGGCCCGCCCACTTGCGACCACAACACCGCGCACCGGGATGCCTCCGCGCGTATCCGCCCGGCCGACGACCTCAACCCCACCGCACCTCCCCACCCGACCGCGCCCTCCGGCCCCGCCACGAGCGCCGACTTAAGAAAGGCCTGACCCACGTGCCCCAGACCCTCCATGACTGGTTCAGCCGCACAGCAGCCCAGCACGGTGACCGACCGGCACTCCGGACGGGCACAACGACCTTCACCTATCGTCAACTCAGTACCTTGACAGCGCACTTGGCGTCCCAGGTGGGCGCATCGCACTCCGAGGTCCCGCAGCGCATCGGGCTGATGGCCCATCGCAGCCCGGCCACGTACGCCGCCTACCTGGCGATTCAGCAACTGGGCGCCACCGCCGTACCGTTGTCGCCCTCCGCACCCGCGCAACGCAATCACCGTATCGCGCAGCGGGCCGGCCTAACCGTGATCCTCACGGACGGTACGGAGGCTGGCGGCGCACCCGACGCAGCTGACGAAGGGCTCGGTGACGGGCAGGACACGGCACTCCCCACGCTCCTCCTGGACACCACCCCACCCGAGAGCGCCGCGGTCCCCGAGGTGGGTGGCCGCCGCGCCGCCCCGGACGACGTCGCGTACATCCTTTTCACGTCCGGATCGACCGGCACCCCTAAGGGCGTGCAGGTGACCCACCGCAACGCCTCGACGTACATCGCGCACGTCATCGACCGCTACCGCCCCGGACCCGGCAGCCGGCTCTCCCAGACCTTCGACCTCACCTTCGACCTGTCCGTGTTCGACATGTTCGCCGCGTGGGGAAGCGGTGCCACGCTCGTCGTGCCGAGCCGCCAGGACCTGCAGGCGCCGATCCGCTGGGCGGCGCAGCAGGAGCTGACCCACTGGTTCTCCGTCCCGTCGATGGTCTCCCTGGCGTGCCGAATGCGCGCGCTGCCGCCGGGCGCCCTGCCCTCCCTCCGTTGGTCCCTCTTCTGCGGCGAGCCGCTCACCCTCCAGCAGGCGCGGAACTGGGCGGACGCGGCCCCGGGCAGCACACTCGCCAACCTCTACGGCCCCACCGAACTGACCATCAGCTGCAGCGAGTACGTGCTGCCTCGCGACCCCGCCCATTGGCCGCACACCGAAAACGACACCGTGCCCATCGGGATCCTGAATCCCGGCCTCGAACACCTGGTGCTCGACGAGGGAGGCAGCCCTGCCGAAGTCGGTGAACTGGTGGTGCGCGGGCCCCAGCGCTTCCCCGGCTACCTCGACCCGCACGACAACACCGGCCGCTTCGTCACCTTCACCGACGGGCACGGGCACCCGACACGGGAGGGTGAGGCGCTCACCGGGGAGCACTGGTACCGGACCGGTGACCGCGTCCGTTGGAACGACAGCGTCCTGGTACACCAGGGTCGCCTGGACCACCAGGTCAAGATCAACGGCCACCGGGTGGAACTGGGCGAGATCGAGGCGGCGTTGCGCCGTTGCGAGGGCGTCAGCGATGCCCTGGTCCTCGCCCTGCCGGGGCGCGGAGAGGAACTGGAACTCCACGCCGCATGCTCCGGCAGCGCCCGTTCGGAAGACCTCGCCCGGAAGCTGCGGAGACTGCTGCCCCCGTACATGCTGCCGCGCACCATCGCGGTCCGGCCCGAACTCCCCCTCAACTCCAACGGCAAGATCGACCGGCGGGCCGTGGCCACCACGCTCCTGGAGCGCCGTTCTGCCCCCCGCCCCCGGGTCCGGAACTGACCCGGGACCCGCACA from the Streptomyces sp. AM 4-1-1 genome contains:
- a CDS encoding alpha/beta fold hydrolase, whose translation is MSEETATHLLSTYGRPQDFSSVVLHPSGGGLGQYVGLIAALSRRGAVHGIRASGLRTGELPDERVADMTDRYLPVLRSLPNRPDLLVGWSLGGVLAWELAVALATDDYRPAVVMLDSFAEPWSACADDPGRQAVLRKIVEEAAPAADQEGRDRVLRTATAHIAASVGHQVKSRYEGPVLLMPGNSAERTRQISDWSARAPFLRTSPLDCGHFEIFERENLRGLLRNLENFLLHS
- a CDS encoding acyl carrier protein; the protein is MTERETPAELFDCLQVNLALLADRWFGAPASLSLGSTLRFRPVDTLAGLPTVARTAHQHLIDAADALGMRVATPVTTSPAASGSSDSHAAAPQYVVADAYYLPWVPYYQRQHMEHSFLSHPAPAGSPVTVEDGYHNETPWGSARPGTWSISPDELRGLPAPILSVTPVADRPDAPVCRSPQLDLGSLADADAYARTYAEHPDRAEALRALTLETWLLSRARALHAAWLDHGRGVPSAAVDDHIAAWRALTEQTYLAHRRVARNRPEPPGLTARLAALLRADHTVLTRAHAELQPVTPLPGVREDTPVQTSGADVRTEVVAVVAEALDGDPELLRNMALLRDVPGYTSFRIAEIIERLEDDFNIEFAPEDLMPENLGSLDGLCGIVARSVTQAGRGTTPPATGREGLL
- a CDS encoding AMP-binding protein; this encodes MNAHETYAPHAPVPRPGTAGSAPTRIPARASDASYTLLHEGLDVAALTWPGRPALTCGERTLSYRELADASLRAAHLLRLAGAGRGDRVVVSLPNALLGPVIGYAASRIGAVFCLLHEQVGGTQLHHVLTDSEPALLISDSADVLAAARRHGVRTVPADEIAATALDPGAPLPDRTGATVLGVDPLCMIYTSGSTALPKAVVSTHQQVVFAVRAVQQVLRYRADDIVYCPLPLSFDYGLYQVFLAVESGAHLWIGRAAEAGPPLLSQLIRSAATVLPAVPAVAGTLARLLSRPDRRPTSLRLLTNTGAAMPPQTVAGLREALPGLRIHLMFGLTECKRATIMPADGDLARPYSSGKALPGTEVFVVDDDGKRLPPGETGQITVRGPHVMAGYWRRPELTAERFHHVGGLFPELRTGDYGWLDEEGYLYFTGRRDDLYKVNGFRVSATEVEAAARHVEGVESAAVLPPDGPQAARLYITGTSDPRQVLDGMREHLEDFKIPARCTVLDALPLNGNGKVDRKALTVLTTAEETRD
- a CDS encoding alanine racemase — its product is MPVPDPRAGLPDLPTPVYLYDLAHVRANHRSLRDALPAAAGLYYSLKANPHPAVLSQLRTLGARAEVCSTGELHAALDAGWRGADILYTGPGKRDDEIREALEHGVCDFSVDSPYALDQLDRLAADRDLEARCLLRVNDDQPVPGQGLVMTGVTSQFGADTGWILDEPQRFASRAHARVSGLHLYMGTNLTGTSALLGQFARAVATAKRLSDALTPHGVRLETLDLGGGFGAPFAKEGSLPDLTGLRQGLEDLLDAEVTGWRDGAPEVVFESGRYLVGTAGKLLTTTLDVKSSQGKDVVILESGINHLGGMSGMRRLPPLNPSVLGPSGSGEEMPDALLTGPLCTPLDTWSRSAPLPAVRPGDVLCVPNVGAYGLYASLVAFLGHPLPAEAVLDSDRPDAGCDITRLALTRTLASKE
- a CDS encoding acyl carrier protein, with the translated sequence MNESPTDTSASSSADGLSDRFTGTLRPFLKFQGDEPLTPGSNLRTLGLDSMQAIELLFAIEDTFEVTLPEEAMNDTTFATAGNLWQEVRQALTAQHTGAATDPAGA
- a CDS encoding acyl-CoA dehydrogenase family protein — its product is MSAPTATTTSAAAPRPTAAVQDPTVAELARQVAEVAGEHAERADNEAEFPAEALAEMRRTKLLGLLVPRAHGGLGGTTADMVEASYLLGRTDMSVAMIFAMHCQQVATLVRHGSKLLNQRLLPEIAAGQRYLASVTTDAGNGGQLLGSSDALEANAGELIVDRFAPVVTGGENADGYLITMRAADAASAVETSLVYADRVQLDLETAGDWQSLGMRASHSVPLRLKGRVPAYHTIGEDGGFRSVAVATFAPMAHLGWSASWLGTAAGALSRVLHLLRSPASRARTDLTSALLLTRLSRARQRLDQVHALLTRTLATVTREPDLSRPAIQLQLNALKISAAEECYRAVDELVDAVGMRHGYLRDSPTRLERALRDLRSAALNYSNDRLHLADGNLVLLDPEVRFA
- a CDS encoding acyl-CoA dehydrogenase family protein — its product is MPDAPPRPGPGAAGMPRAHEAVTPDFATVVEQALHGVPSGADGTELWSALGRNGILRDLYGEAAQPTPDRMSTLLTSVDARADNGTTLRVLVQTASALPLLRSCPGPSCAAAYAQALNGDAQVALAATDSAAPGSDLTALGTEVDIDGGTLTLRGGKRWVTGLLSAQHVLVLARHRPGRHFTSFTWVRVPRDAPGVHREPAGNTLLNSADIGHLTLREVRLPRTHLVGRPGRALASFARHMATERLAGAQWATALARRTLTATHRHLLARESGGEPLWHNPAVRQTFASSLVDLAQLQALVQAQTPRIAQDRDLNAAVLLKAAVGMTLDSVLARCAQLQGADGMADGGAQHIRAETAVCSLGGGATELMLAQLADGAEAALKTPAP
- a CDS encoding 4'-phosphopantetheinyl transferase superfamily protein, with amino-acid sequence MTQTPRPAPIPVPTPLRVDRGVWIIHGPQQYWQPYRSWSRPQEDPQDVPAGPRREGRHGTGDRRRLAEHRAGRAALRTLLLHVRAELAALPVIREATGRPALEGRPDVSVSISHDGGAVAAAVSWSGPVGIDIQQPYSPASETMLRRCLHDYAAEVLTAPPAHRARELAWVWSAQEACVKAAGSGLAGRPWTIDVPPYSTHGRWGGYRWTSLREASETPLSWAFLPSPHSGPPTCDHNTAHRDASARIRPADDLNPTAPPHPTAPSGPATSADLRKA
- a CDS encoding amino acid adenylation domain-containing protein, encoding MPQTLHDWFSRTAAQHGDRPALRTGTTTFTYRQLSTLTAHLASQVGASHSEVPQRIGLMAHRSPATYAAYLAIQQLGATAVPLSPSAPAQRNHRIAQRAGLTVILTDGTEAGGAPDAADEGLGDGQDTALPTLLLDTTPPESAAVPEVGGRRAAPDDVAYILFTSGSTGTPKGVQVTHRNASTYIAHVIDRYRPGPGSRLSQTFDLTFDLSVFDMFAAWGSGATLVVPSRQDLQAPIRWAAQQELTHWFSVPSMVSLACRMRALPPGALPSLRWSLFCGEPLTLQQARNWADAAPGSTLANLYGPTELTISCSEYVLPRDPAHWPHTENDTVPIGILNPGLEHLVLDEGGSPAEVGELVVRGPQRFPGYLDPHDNTGRFVTFTDGHGHPTREGEALTGEHWYRTGDRVRWNDSVLVHQGRLDHQVKINGHRVELGEIEAALRRCEGVSDALVLALPGRGEELELHAACSGSARSEDLARKLRRLLPPYMLPRTIAVRPELPLNSNGKIDRRAVATTLLERRSAPRPRVRN